One stretch of Flavobacterium sp. 9 DNA includes these proteins:
- a CDS encoding ATP-binding cassette domain-containing protein has translation MTHEYKETLLYVENLSVGYDDTIIIKDISLIEKDVIREGVDCTGQVVAFVGRSGRGKSTFFKALTGLIPTNSGKILIRDFENKEPNAAKPVCEGDIGFVDQKYTLFRHKTVTQALKFSLRKTTLSNTEKDEKIKLYLKEWGLENCKDKYPNELSGGQRQRTAIIEQLFSSDQFIVLDEPFSGLDVGNIEEVKKSFELLGKSSEFNTVIFSTHDIELAIELAQTIYVIGHPTINGKKENYGTIVAKYDLRDMGLSWKDYCDDHLKLSKEIIHQMMIS, from the coding sequence ATGACACACGAATATAAAGAGACACTTTTGTATGTAGAAAATCTTAGCGTTGGTTATGATGATACAATTATTATAAAAGATATAAGTCTTATAGAGAAAGATGTTATTAGAGAAGGTGTTGATTGTACTGGTCAGGTTGTAGCTTTTGTTGGAAGATCAGGACGAGGAAAATCAACTTTCTTTAAAGCATTGACAGGATTAATTCCAACCAATTCCGGAAAAATATTAATTAGAGATTTCGAAAACAAAGAACCAAATGCAGCTAAACCTGTATGTGAAGGTGACATTGGTTTTGTAGATCAAAAATATACTTTGTTCAGACATAAAACAGTTACTCAGGCGTTGAAATTTTCATTAAGAAAAACAACACTTTCAAATACTGAAAAAGACGAAAAAATAAAGTTGTACCTAAAAGAATGGGGATTAGAAAATTGTAAAGATAAATATCCTAATGAACTTTCCGGAGGACAAAGACAAAGAACCGCTATTATAGAGCAATTGTTTTCATCTGATCAATTTATTGTTTTAGATGAACCTTTTTCAGGATTAGATGTTGGAAATATCGAAGAAGTAAAAAAATCATTTGAATTATTAGGTAAATCATCTGAGTTTAATACTGTTATTTTTTCTACGCATGATATTGAATTGGCAATTGAATTAGCACAAACTATTTACGTTATTGGACATCCAACCATTAATGGGAAAAAAGAAAACTACGGAACTATTGTAGCAAAATACGACCTAAGAGACATGGGACTTTCATGGAAAGATTATTGCGATGATCACTTAAAATTATCAAAAGAAATTATTCATCAAATGATGATTTCTTAA
- a CDS encoding AAA family ATPase, which yields MSKKNNPISIIEESFLSLKKYLETNVSTNEAVFTASFIIELQKETKQILEICNILNQDTDFIQKLNETVNPVFSKGLLFKAEHFFLSDIIDLYEREPGTKNEKQEFVLAYYYDALRNKHFANENSVSELNQLVFTENFKNLLVKIKKENKIITSNVQQNYYVLPEIIIEKKHKGLEEILIEYQNFIYFTFGKKFESTSTFSNYLGLNLNKSKTDKKEIDNLPEEDTLEKVLKELNELVGLAEVKKDVSELINLLEIQKKRSKQGLKNVEITLHTVFLGPPGTGKTSVARLLSRIFKHLGFLSKGQMFETDREGLVAGYVGQTATKVNNAVESSLGGVLFIDEAYALTQNAFGNDYGGEAVNTLLKRMEDHREDLAVVVAGYTEPMKIFIESNPGLRSRFNRYFHFDHFTPSELFQIFESFCSKSDFIISEEAKEKLTDTFELLYESKNESFGNARVVRNLFEKCVQNQANRIVKIKKLTNKVLKTFTEEDIPEPKETEQNVNLEMKSKEQ from the coding sequence ATGTCAAAAAAGAACAATCCAATATCGATTATTGAAGAATCATTTTTGTCTCTAAAAAAATATTTAGAAACAAATGTATCTACAAATGAAGCCGTTTTTACGGCTTCATTTATTATAGAACTGCAAAAAGAAACCAAGCAGATTCTTGAAATATGCAATATATTAAATCAAGATACAGATTTTATTCAGAAGCTAAATGAAACCGTAAATCCAGTTTTTTCTAAAGGTTTATTGTTTAAAGCAGAACATTTTTTTCTTTCGGATATTATTGACCTTTATGAAAGAGAACCTGGAACGAAAAATGAAAAACAAGAATTTGTTCTCGCATATTATTATGATGCTTTACGTAATAAACATTTTGCAAACGAAAATTCTGTAAGCGAATTGAATCAGTTGGTTTTTACAGAGAATTTCAAAAATCTTCTTGTAAAAATTAAAAAAGAGAATAAGATAATTACTTCGAATGTTCAGCAAAACTATTATGTACTTCCAGAAATAATTATCGAAAAGAAACATAAAGGTTTAGAAGAAATTCTAATCGAATATCAAAACTTCATTTATTTTACGTTTGGTAAAAAATTTGAAAGTACATCAACTTTCAGTAATTATTTAGGTTTAAATCTGAATAAATCAAAAACTGATAAAAAAGAAATAGACAATCTTCCTGAAGAAGATACGCTGGAAAAAGTTCTGAAAGAATTAAACGAACTCGTTGGTTTAGCAGAAGTAAAAAAAGATGTTTCGGAATTAATCAATCTTTTAGAAATACAAAAAAAGCGATCAAAGCAAGGATTGAAAAATGTTGAAATTACTTTGCATACCGTTTTTCTAGGCCCGCCGGGAACCGGGAAAACTTCTGTAGCAAGACTTTTAAGTAGAATTTTTAAACATTTGGGTTTTTTATCCAAAGGTCAAATGTTTGAAACAGACAGAGAAGGTTTAGTCGCGGGTTATGTCGGGCAAACAGCAACAAAAGTCAATAATGCAGTAGAATCAAGTCTTGGCGGAGTATTGTTTATTGATGAAGCTTATGCATTAACTCAAAATGCATTTGGAAATGATTATGGAGGAGAAGCTGTAAATACGCTTTTGAAAAGAATGGAAGATCATCGGGAAGATCTGGCTGTCGTGGTTGCAGGATACACAGAACCTATGAAAATTTTTATAGAATCAAATCCAGGATTGCGTTCTCGTTTCAACAGATACTTTCATTTTGATCATTTTACACCTTCAGAATTATTTCAAATTTTTGAATCATTTTGTTCGAAATCAGATTTTATTATTTCTGAAGAAGCCAAAGAAAAACTAACAGATACTTTTGAATTACTTTACGAAAGTAAAAATGAAAGTTTTGGAAATGCCAGAGTCGTTCGAAATTTATTTGAAAAATGCGTTCAGAATCAGGCAAATCGAATTGTGAAAATTAAAAAACTCACGAATAAAGTTTTAAAAACATTTACAGAAGAAGACATTCCGGAACCAAAAGAAACGGAGCAAAATGTTAATCTTGAAATGAAAAGTAAAGAACAATAA